AACTCTCAGGACTCTGTTAGACTCTAACAGATAGTTCTTTAAGAGTATTGAGTTAGGAAAGTCCTAGAATTTATCCTTTACAAGCTCTGatgttttcaataaattgtgTATGGGGAActagaaggaaaggaaggagaatttAGGTACCTTCCCGGAAACGTTTTActtttttagcaatttttaaatattattaattttataatctgtatatttcattatttaggatcacatatatttatgtaacatGCCCATTTACCTGCATATCATTTCATACCAGCAAACTAATAGGAATAATTTTGTGAATGATCTTCTATTTTGCTAAATTTGCtaattttgctaaattttgcTAAATTTGAGAGTGATCTTCTATTAAGTGGAGTCCATAGAGCAGtggagaataaaattagaaaaaacggccaggcatggtggctcacacctgtaatcccagcactttgggaagccgaggcgggcagatagatcacttgaggttgggagttcaagaccagcctggccaacgtggtgaaaccctgtctctactaaaaatacgaaaattagctgggcatggtggctcatgcctgtaatcttgatcacttaggaggctgaggcgagagaatcacttgagcctgggggtcagaggttgaagtgagctgagattgtgcccctctagcctggatgataaagtaagactctgtctaaaaaaaaaaaaaatagaaaaaactatctAGTTGGTGATTCATTCATCTTTGAAAATTCAGTCAATACCTATTTATTGAGTATTATACCCCAGGACTAATGGAATAGTGAGAGGTAGTCATAGATTATTCATGATAAAGGagaatttaggctgggtgtggtggctcacccctataatattagcattttgggaggctgagactggcagatcaccttagttcaggagttcaagaccagcctggccaacatgacaaaactccatctctactaaaaatacacaaattagccgggcatggtggtgcttgcctgtaatcccagctacttgggggactgagacaggagaatttcttgaacccaacaggtgggggttgtagtgagctgagatcacgccactacactccagcctggacaacagagcgagactccacctcaaaataaataaacaggctgggcgcggtggctcaagcctgtaatcccagcactttgggaggccaagacgggtggatcatgatgtcaggagatcgagaccatcctgcctaacacggtgaaaccccatctctactaaaaaatacaaaaaactagccgggcgaggtggcgggcgcctgtagtcccagctactcggcaggctgaggcaggagaatggcatgaacccgggaagtggagcttgcagtgagctgagatctggccactgcactccagcctgggcgacagcgagactccgtctcaaaaaaaaaaaatacaaataaataaataaataaataaataaaataaaacaacttcaAACTGAAGAGTGATTAGCTAAAAACTGAGTATGGTacaaaaagaaccaaaatcagaacaaactacaaagaaatgcttttatgtttctttaagAATGGTACCATTTTTGAAAGGTTTATGCCTCTGTTTCTGTCTATTCACATGCCTTTTTCTTTAAGGACCTCCCGAATTCCCTGGTAACAGTGTTCATTCTCTTCACCTTGGATCATTGGTATGCACTGCTTCAGGACGTCTGGAAGGTGCGTGAAGTCAGTCGCATATTCAGCAGCATCTATTTCATCCTTTGGTTGTTGCTTGGCTCCATTATCTTTCGGAGTATCATAGTAGCCGTGATGGGTAAGCATAGAGGAGGTGAAACTTGTTTGGGAAGGGTGGTTGGGAAGAAATTAGTCTGAAAGCTGGGATTGGTGGCTTATGGGTATAAAGAACCTAGTGTAGCAGGAAGGCTTGGGTTCTGGATGGGATATTTCACTTGGATTCTCCCCACCCAAGCCCTCTTCCCAGGTCTAGTCATTACCATCTCCCAACTCCTAATGGCCCTTTGGGGCAGTTACTAACTTTCAGAATATCAGGAAAGAGATGAATGAGGAGATGGCACGTCAGGAGGTTCAGCTCAAAGCTGACATGTTCAAGCGGCAGATCATCCAGAGGTCTGCTTCTCCCTTTTCAACCCCAACTTTCCTTCTCAAGGGTTTCCTGagctcattttttgtttctgcTCCTTGACCCCACTTTTCCCTTTGTGACAGAAGATTTGCCCCCAAGGATAAGAATTCTCTAGCTCTAGAACATTGCCTGATTCTTCATCCACTGTGGGGAGTCCTCCATTTTTTTTCACCCCTTGACTACAATTTGTTCTCCCCAATTAGTTTTCTTCACTTTCTGACATGAACTCCTTTTTTCCTTACCACACTTTTGCTTGAATGTAACTGTCTtcgctcatttttttttttttttaatttgctttgcaGGAGAAAAAAACGTGTCACAGGAGGCACTGAGATCAAGCCATAGCAAAATAGATGACAGGTTAGGAGTATGTATGTGAACTGGAATAGAGACACATGAAGGAGGAGAGGGTGGAAAACTAAAGATGAAGATTGGCTTTGAGagagaattcattcatttaataactgTATATTGTAGTAGGTTGACTAGTGGCACCCAAAATAATATGTCCATGTCCTTactccctggaacctgtgaatgtgaccttatttggaaaaaaaaaaaaaaagatcctaagTTAAGGATAATCCTAAGGATAATCTAGAATGAGATCATCCCAGATTATCCAGGTAGGTCCTAAATCCATTCACAAGGATACTTATAAGAGATGaaagaggagaagacacagagaatAGGAGAAGGCTATGTGAAGATGGAGATAGAGGTTGGGGCTAAAGCCACCACAAGccaagggaggctgaggaatgccAGGCAGCTGCCAGAAGGTAGAAGAGGCAAGGAACTTCTCCCCCAAAGTCTCCAGAGGGAgtatggccctgccaacaccttcatttcagactctggcctctagaattgtgagggaatatatttctgtcattttaagaTACCAagtttatagtaatttgttatggcagcctcagGACACTAATACAGATACCTTCAATGAAACAGATATGATTCTAGACCCCAAGCGTTTAGCAGTGGACAAAGAAAGCAGAAGCAAAAATGAATCCATTCACTCATTAACAAATAATTACTGGCTAGATGTGGTAGcttatacttgtaatcccaacactgtgagaggccaaggcaagaggattgcttgaagttcaagccagaagttcaaggctgcattgagacatgattgcaccactgtagtccagcctgggcaacagatcaagatcccatctcaaaaatttagcagggtgggtgcagtggctcatgcctgtaataccagcattttggaaaactgaggtggtcagatcacttgagctcaggagttcaagactaacctaggcaatatggcaaaattctgcctctacaaacaaaaatcagctggatatggtggtgtgctCTTGTGGTCACatcttgtggtcccagctacttaggaggctgaggtaggaggatcacttgagcctgggaggctgaggctgtggtgagccgtgattgtgccactgctctgcagcctgggtgacagagcaagaccctgtctcaaaaaaacaaacaaaaaacaataaagaacaaataattattgaatactTAGTAGGTGCTTGGGATGTAtcaatgaacaaaatagacaataaTGCCTGTTTCATGAAACTTACATATTAGTAGTGGCAAAGAGATAATAAGCAGTGAACATATTAAATACTATGTTAAAATATGATAAGCATTAAGGGAAAATTAAACGTAGAACAGGTTAAGGGAGATTGGGAGTAGAAAGTGGGATTGTAGATGTGTtgcagtgtttttgtttgtttgttttgttttgagacagagtcttgctctgtcgccaggctggagtgcagtggcacaatcttggttcactgcaacctccacttccgaggttcaagcgattcccctgcttcagcctcccaaatagctgggattacaggtgcatgccaccatgccaggctaatttttcttttttttgtattttaatagagacgatgtttcaccatgttgctcaggctggtctcaaactcctgagctcaggcactccatccgcctcagcctcccaaagtgttacgattacaggcgtgagccactgtgcccagccacagatGGGTTATAGTTTTAAACAGGGTAGTCAGGGTGACCTCATTGGAAAGGTAATATGAGAAAAGACTTGAAGGAGGTAAGGGGATTACCATGTGGATATTATAAGAAGAGTGTTAATAGGCAGATGAAACAGATAGTGCAAAGGTCCTAAGCTGGAAGCATGCTTGGTGTGTTTGagaaacagcaaggaggccatTGTGAATGGAGTAGAGTGCGCAGGGGGAAGAGTGCTGGGAAATGAAGTCAGAGAGATAATGGTGACATGATCCTGTAGGGTTATGGGTGCCATTGTAGGGACTTTGAAATGGAAAGCAGAACAGAGGAGTGATATGAGGTGACTTAAATTTAAGAAGGATTACTTGCTGTGTTGGTAGAAGAACAAGGGAAGGAGCAGAGAGATCAGTTGGGAGGCTATGCTGCTGCCCAGGCAAGAAATGATAACAGCTTAGGCCAGAGTGGTAGCAGTGAGTTAGTGagaaaagatttatttcaaaGGTAGAGTCAGCAGGATTTCTTGATGGACTGGATATGGTAGGGAAGAGAAGAGTTAAGGATGACACATGAATGATTGAGTTTGGAAGTGCCTGAGTTGAGAGTTTGGGAGTTGTTTGGCTCTCATTGTCTTATGCCCCAGCTTTAGGGGGTGGCCAGGGCCAAACCAGAATAATGAGTGGACTAGTCATGTCTTGTAAATGTTTGTGAAGTCATgattttctcctttcagttcaaGAGTTGGTGGTCAACGAAGGGAAAGTTTGGACTTATCAGAAGTGTCTGAAGTAGAGTCTATTTATGGTGCCACTGAAGAGGATTTAGTAACATCTGCATCAAAAACAGaagagaccttgtcaaaaaagagagagtaccagtcttcctcctctgtctcctccacatcctcttcctATTCTTCCTCTTCTGAATCCagattttctgaatctattgGTGAGCCAAAGAACTATAATAAGGAGTGTTTTCCATTTGAATTCAGACTACTCTATAAGACATCTTACTCTTGACAGGAGCTCTCCTACTGTATCTGCTTTCCAATTTTCTGGTCTTAATGACTTTCTTTTTGCTTCTAATTTCCCCTGTCCTCCTTCTTCACTTTGGATAAGTGTGGCTGTGGCCCTCTTTGCTCACTGTAAAAAGTGATTTTTTGCTGATGCACCCTTTCCCTCCTTGCTTCCTGTTACCTCTTCCCACCCCACCTTTCCACCCACACCATAGGATTTACCAGCTCTTACCCAACTTTTCCAAATCTAGCCATGCTTTTCTGAAGCATTCCTCCCGACAGGTCATTTGGACTGGGAGACTCTTGTGCATGAGAATCTGCCCGGGCTAATGGAAATGGATCAGGATGACCGTGTTTGGCCCAGAGACTCACTCTTCCGATATTTTGAGTTGCTAGAAAAGCTTCAGTATAACCTAGAGGAGCGTAAGAAGTTACAAGAGTTTGCAGGTATGGAGTTAGGGCAGTCATGGGGACCAtgggaatatatacatatagcgTTTATagctgtggaggaggaggagggtgtcCACTATTCTGGCATCTCAGCTTCTCAATTTCTGCCTACACCTAAAATAGGCAAATTCTTGGTTTGGTTTGTCACATTCTGGGCATGTGTCCCACTTTTCCCTAACTGAGAGAGAATCTAGAAACTCTGCTTCTGTAGCAGGGGACGCCCAAATCCTATGAGGTATGAGAGCTTATTTCCTAAGAAGAGAAAGTCTAATCCCAGTTGTTGGGAATTAGGACAAGGTAGGCTCTTGCTTGATTTGGGCAGCCCACCAGTTTCTGCACATTTATTGTCTCTGAAGATTGCATTTCAGACTTGAGCAGCAGGGCCTAAGGCTCAATCTGGAGAGCTATGGGGGATCAGACAATGAGCATGAGGCCCACAAGTGCTCACTGTCCTAACTCCCTGAAGAAGTTTATGAATTCTAAACTTCTGTTTGTATCTGCCCCTTCTAGTGTCAGCCTCTATAAAGATAAATATGTGATTTAAATAGTAGAGTTTGATGTAAACTGAGCACTATCTattcaaagttattttttcctaaatttcaTTACTTCATGACTAATTTGGATTCATACAGTTTgcctctaaaaggaaaaaaaaaaaaatgctgggcatggtgtctcacgcctgtaatcccagcactttgggaggctgaggcgggcggatcacgagttcaggagatcaggatcatcctggccaacatggtgagatcctgtctctactaaaatacaataaatcagctgggcatggtggcgcatgcctgtagtcccagctactccggaggctggggcaggagaattgcttgaacgcggaaggcagaggttgcagtgagcggagatcacgccactgaactccagcctggcaatagaacgacactccgtctcaaaacaaagctAAAACAGAAGAGGTAGGGGtggatttttataatttaatatgtgTTATCTGGGTTTTTCCCCTCATACCTAGTTGAAATCAACTCAGtgtgaaaataagaaattagagaGGAggactgtgtgtttgtgtgtggtgggCACAGGTGGGCAACGAGGAATTTATAATATTGGAACACGGAATTTAGGGCAAGATGTGAAAGACAGGCTTTGCTTACTTCAAAATGTTGCCTAAGTTTAATCCTGTTCCTGCTAGTCATTCTTAGCCCTGCCTTCCCACTTATTCTCTAGGGAGGACAGGGTGAAAAGGAGGAAAATGCAGCAAGGTGGTTTCTTTAATCCTGATAAACTTGTCTATGGCAAAGAGTACACAGAATCATAAGACTTAATTTAAAGATTAGTAAAGACTTTTGTGGGAACCTAGAACCCAGAAAAGCAAGGTCTTCACcaaacatttatatatgtagAATATTCTTAGTTCTCCAGCCTGACAGTCTGTTTCCTTTGCAGTGCAGGCACTGATGAACTTGGAAGACAAGTAAAGCAATGGATGGCTTCAATATCCTTGGGCCCAGCAAAAGATAATGAAGGGAATTGTTGAAAATtgagaattgaaaatataaatgtctgttcagataaAACAATGTctgttcattaaaattaaaaagtataagtgtctaggccaggcgtggtgaaaccccgtctctactaaaaatacaaaaaagaaaaaagaaaaaaaaaattagctgggtgtggtggcggatgcctgtaatcccagctactcgggagtgtgaggcaggagaatcacttgaagctgggaggcagaggttgcagtgagccaagatcatgccactgcacttcagcctaagcaacagagtgagactctgtttcaaaataaataaataaataaataaataaataaataaataaataaaagtataagtGTCTAATAAATACTCCTGATAGCTGTTCAGTAAGATAAGGCATATTGAAAGGCGTAAGGTCAAGAAAAAGAGTTAGTtcaagctgagtgtggtgatgtgtgcctctagtcccagctatgagctgaggcaggattgtttgaggccaggagttcgaggctgcagcaagtaaggatcgtaccactgcattccagccttggcaacatagcaagaccctgtctctaaaaaagaacaaaacaagttAGCTCAGATGCCAGTGGAGACTGTGCTTCTTAGCTTTCTACCCTTTCCACGGCTCCTGAATCCGACTCATTTCTTGTCTTTATCATCATTATAGCTTCCACCTTTCCTGCAACCTCTACTGCCTGATTAGAGTCCTAATTTTACCCTCTTCCTCCCTGATG
This DNA window, taken from Piliocolobus tephrosceles isolate RC106 unplaced genomic scaffold, ASM277652v3 unscaffolded_108, whole genome shotgun sequence, encodes the following:
- the LOC111529188 gene encoding cation channel sperm-associated protein 2 isoform X2 → MATYHQEGQMQLPRADAFHSHLINTFSLMEHLQGLSQAVPRHTIRELLDPSRQKKLMLGDQHQLVHFSIKPQCVGRISHAQRLLSRLHVRCSQRPPLSLWAGWVLECPLFKNFIIFLIFLDMIVLMVEIELLESTNTKLWPLKLTLEVAAWFILFIFILEILLKWLSNFSLFWKSAWNVFDFVVTMLDLPNSLVTVFILFTLDHWYALLQDVWKVREVSRIFSSIYFILWLLLGSIIFRSIIVAVMGEKNVSQEALRSSHSKIDDSSRVGGQRRESLDLSEVSEVESIYGATEEDLVTSASKTEETLSKKREYQSSSSVSSTSSSYSSSSESRFSESIGHLDWETLVHENLPGLMEMDQDDRVWPRDSLFRYFELLEKLQYNLEERKKLQEFAVQALMNLEDK
- the LOC111529188 gene encoding cation channel sperm-associated protein 2 isoform X1 is translated as MLGDQHQLVHFSIKPQCVGRISHAQRLLSRLHVRCSQRPPLSLWAGWVLECPLFKNFIIFLIFLDMIVLMVEIELLESTNTKLWPLKLTLEVAAWFILFIFILEILLKWLSNFSLFWKSAWNVFDFVVTMLDLPNSLVTVFILFTLDHWYALLQDVWKVREVSRIFSSIYFILWLLLGSIIFRSIIVAVMGEKNVSQEALRSSHSKIDDSSRVGGQRRESLDLSEVSEVESIYGATEEDLVTSASKTEETLSKKREYQSSSSVSSTSSSYSSSSESRFSESIGHLDWETLVHENLPGLMEMDQDDRVWPRDSLFRYFELLEKLQYNLEERKKLQEFAGMELGQSWGPWEYIHIAFIAVEEEEGVHYSGISASQFLPTPKIGKFLVWFVTFWACVPLFPN